Sequence from the Helianthus annuus cultivar XRQ/B chromosome 13, HanXRQr2.0-SUNRISE, whole genome shotgun sequence genome:
GTTACTCAACTTGGATATGTCTCCTGTCCTGTGTCTGGAATAACTACTATCGATAAACCAAAGTCTAACGATAGCCCTCCATAGCCGTTCCTGCACATTTAGCAGGATTAATTAGACACTGGAACCCAGGCCATTGTTGGCCTGAGTTGACCATCGCTATCTGTATATGAGACCTCACGAAAAATCATATGCCTCTTAGTAGAGCTTGCGGTTTGAGCTGAAGATTTAGACTTTGACGGTTGTGAGCACTGAGACTGGGATCTAGCAAAAACTTTGGGTTTCCAAGTTTCGGTGTCTGAAGTACTTGAAACATTCCTTTTAAAAAATGCAGCTTCTGACTTCATTTGAGGTCTTTGAAAGCCATTTATATTTGAAAGTTTGTGATTGTTTCTTTTCACTAGATTCTAGTCTCCATCAGAAGGCTTGGCTCGAGAAAATTGATTTCCGTCCGATCGATAATGCATAGCCTTCTGATGATGTGTGTTACCAGAGTGGTAGGAATGATTAACAAAGTTTCTAGAAATGTACCCCGGAATTCCACAATTAAAACACATATGTCTCTTTGAGAAAAAGATATTCAGTTCAACTTGTGTTATTCTAGGGAACTGATTTGGTTTCTTCTTTCCACTTGACGCTGATTACTTATGtgcatgtttgatcttgaaagaACCATGCTTACAGTTATCAGCACAAGAGCAGGTATCGACAACTTTACCCTTCAGCTTAGGTTCAGTTTGCTTGAGAGACGGGGTTTCTTTTTTAGTCTTCTTTTTGTGTGATTTTCTATTTTACGTGACCGTCTTTTCTTTAAAGGAGCAGATTCAGTAGACTTTGCTTCATTTGAAACACTTTCTTCAGAATCTGATCCTTTGGGATCAACACTTGAGTCATCTATTGAATTGACTTCCACAGATTCCTTTTCCTCAGAAACTAAGTTCTCAGGAGTTTCTACGGAATTGGTTTCCACAAATATCTCTTCTTCAGTTTCATCAGCTGAATCAACTGTTGAATTGATTTCCGTGGATCCCTTTTCTTCAGGCTCCAAGATCTCATGAGTTTCCTCCGAATTGGTTTCTATGAATATCTCTTCTTCAGCTTCATCAACCTCTGAATTTCTGACATCAGCTGATTCTGGTTTCTAAGACGAAGAGCAATCTATGTTTGTAACTGTTTGGCTCTCTTTGGACATTGCACTACTTGAATCTGAGTGTTTGTCACATTCAGAATTTTCAGAAGCGCTACGCTCATTATCTGATGTACCAGAGTCTGCAACTTGAATGTCAGGTTCATCAGATGATCCCTGTTCATGAGTTTCTGATGTATCAGCTGTTTTTTCAGGCACACTAGAATAGTTGTCTGAATCACCATAATAGATTTCTAAATCACTTGAAACAGGTGTTTCAAGTTTATCAGTCAATACATCAGATTTTCCTTTTAATACATTTTCATCACCACCATAATCTAAAAACACAGCACCAGATTCATCAGTTTTAGTAGGAACACCATATCAGCAATGTTTGAATGTGGTTCATCATCCACTATAGACTGCTTTTCAACTGTCACTGATTCTGCACATCAACTAGAACAGTTAGCATTTTCTATAGAATCAAAATTTGATAAATTTTCTTTGGGCTCATTTGCGGATGTTTTCACTGGTTCTGATTCATTCTCTTTTTCATTTACCTTTTTAGATTCCCCAGTTGATTCGTTTGAGCATTTTTTTATCCGCATTTTTAACAAAATTCATTGGTTTTTGAAAATCAGCGGGTTAGGCATTCTTTGGTTTGAAAGGTTCCCATGGAACATAATCACTAGGTTTACCATAAAACATTTTATCATAATTCTCTATTTCTTGCTCAGTAGTGGGCAATCTTGAGTAGTTATGATTATATGGCGGTGGAACCTGCTTGTAGCCCAAACCCTTACCCTTGTTGTCTTTGAATGCCAGTTGGACATTGCACAGCTTACAGACAGTGTCACTTGAAGTATCAAACTTCTTTATATTCAACTCGTTTTGTTTGTACTTCCCAGTAAGAAGTTCCAGCTCAGCTCTCACAGAGTCGCATTCTAAGGTCTTTACTGTGAGTTTGTGTTTATAGTCATGAACCCAACATTGCTGTTGATTCATGTCTCTATGAAGCTGAGCTATATCCTTCTTAAGTGCGTCATTCTTTTCATAGAGAATTTTATTGTTCTCTCGAAGACTGATGCATTTTCCCATGGCACTGTTGTAATACGTGATCAATGCGGAATTTTGTGATCTCAGAAGAGCAACTTTCTTTCTACAGTGCTCGGTACATAAAAAAGAGTTTAGCGTTTTAGAAAGTTATTTCGGTTCTTCAGTCTGGGCCTGGGGTGCTGGTTTGGCCACTTAATCGGGATGAGATCCTATTGATGGTGGGCCTTCACATCAGATGATGCAGCAGCCACAGGTGAAGGTGAGGGAATCTGAGCAGTGTTGGGATCAGTAGCAAGTGGTGAAATAGAAATGGCCTTCTAACAGTTGGTCATGGACGACGATGTGATTGTGTGATTCTGACTCCTTTGCTTGTCCTCCAAGACATATTCATTGACTAAGGAGATCACATCTTTAGTTTCCGTCGTACAATGATTGCATGTCCCCATGATAACTGCAACATGATAGTCCCATGTCTTGCTACGTGGTAAACCGTATAAAAAAGCCCTGTTAATCCTACCAAGTGTCACATCTAATCCACTTATATCGATTTCACAAAGCAGCCAGGTAAACCTACTGATCACATCTTCTACGGTTTCACCCTCAATGTAACCGAAATTATTGAGCTGTTCCCAGAGCAACTGACGTTGAGAAACACTGCTTGGAGAATTCATTGTCGAACCAAGTTACCGTAGAACCAAGTTATGTAAAACACGAGCCACGACAAGTAACAATACACACATTAATTCGGGGGGGGGAAAGAAAACAAAAATCGTGCCAAAGAATACGCATTGTTTGAGGGGGAGAAATAGTTgatgggaaatgaaatgaattttcatgATAAAGAACTTGATTAACACATGTAAGGTTTCAATGCTGAACAGGCTAGGATCCACTGCGATGTGTTGATAGGTCTAACGCTTGAAAAGCAAAAAGATGccaagtgatataaacataatggACTAGATATCTTGTGGGTAACAGACCAAAGGTGTATGATTTCATGATCTTAAATCCtttgttgatagatagccaacgtCTGAGGTCGATGATGTGATCGGAGACGGAATCGAACAACGGTATTCGTCGGAGTTTGAAAAGATGATCGGAGAATGGCGGTCCACGATGAAGATGATAACTATTGTCTCAAATGATTTGAAAGTATCTCAGATCAATATATGTAGTGTAGTTAATCTTGGATGAATATGGAGTGAAGGCGACGATGGATGGATGTTTGACTGTTATGGGATGAAGGTGATTCGAGATGGGATGAAGGTGACTCGAGATGGGATGAAGGTcattggagatggtgttgaataTAGTTCGAGATGGATCCGAGATGGAATGTTGTTGATTCGAGATGTAAGTCAAGATGTATGTACTGCATTCGAGATGATAATGATTGAATGAATATGTATGAAGATAGACCGTGATGTTGTCTGAAGAGAGATGATGTTGTCAGAGGATGTCACAAATGAGAGATGGATTGTTGCTGATGATGTCAGATGAATATCTTGAATGAAATAAAACAATTTatatctttttaacacttttctAAATAGATCAAGAAGCAAAATATGATGGTTTTTTTAAAAATTTGGATGAACACGATGAAGAACACGATGAACATCTTCAACAAAAGTTCAAATTTTTCTTGAGTGTTGATATCAAAATGGCtatgataccaattgtaagttcCGAAAATCCGgatcaaacaacgatatcaaacgattaacaaggatgggcggaatccaaacatgatgatcttcaagaaatcaagaacaagatgaagattgaagaaaattgttgaattgaaTGCTTAAACTTGCATACAAAATCTTTTTTTAtctaatacaagtttctaaaacaaATCAACCAACACTAACTCCTAATTTCCAACTTCTATTTATAGTAAGGGGTTCCCCCCAAAACCCTAGGCCCATATTCCCCCAAAGCCTACTCTACTACCCACCACCTTCTAGAAGCTTGGTCCATTTAACCAATCCTACTACTCCATAAACCTATTGGGCCTAACatagatcatgtttttaaacatcatctaacaagttattcatATGATATTCATCAATACTAAATCATATATCAAAGAAATAAGCTtcaaatcacaacataaacaaacttaTATTTCATGATTTTtgttttgcttctttgtattttcatattattttgtatgattgtttagttattacatgttcttttatcaatcataaacataaataagtatgaaaaaagGGATTTTATAAAGCTCACTTCTAGCACTTGTGGCTAGAGATGATCTAGATGATGatcaaagaaaagaaaatgttGATCTTGGTGTTTGAAAGCTTTTGAATGGAAGGAAACCACTTCTTTAACTTGTAGTGTCTTTAGATCCTCATATGTTCCATCAAGCTCCATCTTGATCATCAAAGAAATGCTAAAATGTGAAAGTTGTTGGTGGGTGTTCTTGGCTAGATGATGAATATTGAGAGAGTCTTAAGTGTGTGTAATGTAAGGTGAAATCAAGAAGTAAAGTGCTTAGTGAATTCTTCTTCATAAGTGTTATAATTTCACCAACTTGCATCAAGTTGCATCAAATAGGTAAACAAGTTGATGTGTGGGTCCCATAAGAGGGGTGCGGCCGAGAGGTGTGGGCGGGGGTCTCATGTTGTGAACTTGTTTCATTTGTTCTCAAGTGTTAGAATTTTTAGGAGAAATGTTAGGAAGCCTTATATGTTCAAGTGTTTAAGTAATTCAATGTGTTAAGTGACCATTACTAGACCAAAATGATCCAAATAATGTTAGATGGTCACTAAAAAAAGATTAGACGTCGTTCGGATATTCATTTGGCGTTGTTTCCATTAGtcattatttgaacgctaagctTGTGTAAGTTGTGTGAATTGATGTGATTCTTGGTTTAGAGGATACCCCAAGGTATTCTAATATGAATTCTAGGTTAAACGACACTTTTGTACATTGAATATAACTTACAAtgctgatttctgcagaatttctgcggaaaagtgttgaaattgtgacttttagtgcttttcgcgcagtttttagtgttatcggacttcggGAAGGTATTAAACCAAACtcttgcattcctagttagggtttaatgtatattagatgttggactttcgtctgagtcctaaagatgtcatTAAGATGGTTTCTGCGGATCCTGCGTTTTTGTCAGCACACTAGTTCACTAAGTGCTATTCTAGttgtttcgatgcattgtttaaactgtttcaatTGTAATCAATAAAAATGAATTATGTGCATCAAAAATAGGTATTtcatgagtattctaagtgtatgtcaTGAAATATGTAGTTCGGATGTTTAAAACGCATAACTGTATATCTAAAAATGAGTAATTTAAGTGTAAGAAAGTTACcaaaaagtggcagttgtcacacaAATGTCCGATTCGTTTTTACCTTAATACGATTGTTTGAATTATTCGTAAGAGATCATATTTTGAAAGACAGTTTGAAGAAGGTGTTTCAATGAAGAAGATGACGATAGAAAAGTTAATCGTTTTCAACACAACTGATGCATATATactcttttcaaaattttactttccagcataattataattacACTTGAATCACAATTACGCCGCCCTAGTATTTTGAAAAAGGGAATCTTCTAATTCAAGAAACACAAAACAAATACGCTGAAAAATTTCAATCTTTCTTGAAGAACGTGCCCTTATTGATAAAAATTATGCAAAAATAGAGAATAATTTATGGAAAATTAAAAATTGTGCAATTTGAACACCAAAATCATTTTTTGAACCGGTGAATTTCTTTTCACAATTTTCTTTTATTTGACACTCCTTGACTTTCCTGCAAAAGGTCTTACTGGCAACACTTGTCAGTTTATTAGTTTCTTTACCAATCAGGGCACAAGAAAACCTGTcagtatgtgtcacaccccaaccgatggcggaatcatcgggccGCGGCACTAAGCGAACCAGATTGCTCAATACAATCCATAACGACTAGTTTAGTGCCTCAAAGGGCTCCATTTGTATACTagcatgataactgttattggacgagaattctactaaaggtaaatgcgaatcccaattaccaccaaaatctataacgcatGAACAAAGCTTATCTTCAAGGGTGCGGATCGTGAGCTCAGtctgaccgtcagtctgaggatggaatgcggtattGAGATTGAGAGTCGTACCGAGAGTGGATTGGAATGTCTCCCAGAGATGTGAGGTAAAAcaaccatcgcggtcagagatgatgtcacgaggcgtcccatgtcgacaaatgacttcgtcggtatagattcgggctaatcgttcaaCCATAAAGTCTACTCGtatcggaatgaagtgagcagATTCGTAAGACGATCAAagataacccaaatgctatcgtgaccaGAAGGCGTTCAAGGgagttttgtaataaaatccatagcgatactttcccatttccacatagggatttcAGGTTGTTCAGTAAACCAGAGGGTCGTTGATGTCCGGCCTTAACTTTCGagcaagttaggcattttgagACATACAGAGCGATAGCatgtttcatgcccggccaccaatacCTAGAGCAGAGGTCCTGGTACATGTTGGCACCGGGGTGAATGGAGTAtcgagatttgtgagcttcagTCAACAATATCTCCCGGAGGTTATTGTGACTAGGAATCCAAATACGGTCGAGATAGTGATAAATACCGTTCGACTTACTTACTAGCTGAGTTTCGGCACCACACCTCATTTCCTCTTTCAAGGTATTCTCAATGAAGCATGCATGTTACGCATCGCGAATCAGAGCTTCGAGATCATTCTGGGCTTGAACATTACGAATACTATACACATAGCTTTgtcgactgagggcatcggctACCACgttagccttgcctggatggtagcgtatctcgcaatcatagtcgttgagaagttcaacccatctgcgttggcgcatgttcagttctttctgctttaagatatgttgtaggctcttatggtcggtgaagaccgtacacatggtaccataaaggtagtgtcgccatatctttaaagcaaaaacaaCTACACCGAACTCGAGATCATGGGtagtatagttcttctcgtggacctTGAGTTTTCGAGATGTatacgcgataaccttgtctcattgcataaggacacaaccaagacctaggTTAGAGGCATCACAATAAACAACGAAATCGTCGTTTTCGTCAGGAAGTGCAAGtataggagcgttgcaaagcatacGCTTGAGAGTTTTAAAGGCTTCCTCCTGTTCAgaaccccaaacaaaaggttggTGCTTATGAGTCAAAGAGGTAATAGGTACGACGATTTTAGAAAAGTCGgtgatgaatcgacggtaataattgttggtgcataaatgtctattaactttgtcttgtatcgagtcatgtgtctagataggataaaccagtgctCAGCAGGTCGGAAAACAGGTTTTGAATGTTAAagggtaatttcgcacgaaatagcactTGCTATTTCGCATGAAATTGCACATGGgtatttcacacgaaattagtaatttcgcatgaaagtaATTTCGCTTGTATAATTCCGTGTGAAATTACCtgccctataaatacccaacctgttgattcatttgtaacggtctTGATTTCAGAGCCGTGGTGCTGCCAGTTTGTCAAACAATCAGAATTGCTTTGAAATCATTAATAAAAGGATAATTAAGGAGAATCAAGCTGTTTCACGTCGatatcactgattccgcctttgatattgatgtataactcttctgattgactcgttagggtcacacgatgatccaacaagtggtatcagagctcaggacgaagAGTTCATACCgtttcagcttgttttcatcacttctactctttcttttcaaaattaaatgagatttaacggacaaaatggattgaatttcacatatatcacGTAAAACACTGTATTaatgaatccttgaaagaattggaccaaAATTCGAACAAAAACcggatcaatttgacaaaatggTGGCCgaaatgatgatgtcatcataatttcgcacgaaatagtcaGCTggaatttcgcacgaaattaactTTGAGTGTCTTATTTCGTATGAAATCACGGTATTTCACATGAAATCAGCATCTTATttggtatttcgtacgaaattaagTTGGTGAacataatttcgcacgaaatcaaacataatttcacacgaaatcggaactaattttgcacgaaattatCTTGGAACCTTTATTTCGCACCAAACTCGTTATTTCGCACAAAAAGTGTATTTCGTGTGAAAGATAATTTCGCGTGAAGGATATTTCGTTTGAAGTGTATTTCGTATGAAAGCTATTTTCACGTGAAATCTGTTTTCGTTTgaactgatttcgtttgaaactgttgttgttaaaattcaaaaaatttctaagtgtttgttgattgttaCAGGCACTTGAAGATGGATGAGTTTATGAATCCGTTCAGTGACATGTTTGCTTTCACGGGAAACACAGGAGATGATACatcaaacaacacaaatgaaaACGTTTCAAATCCGAGTGCGAAGAAAACTCTTTCTGATGCTTTGAGTGTAGAGAGTGCCTATGGGACGTACAACAAACCTCCTAAACTGATGGTAATAGAAGAATACAATAGATGGGCTAAAAGGTTTGAAGAGTGGCTAAAAGCGTTTGCATATCCAAGCTGGAAGAGCATGAAGAATGGTTTCAATATGGGAAGATCAGATTATGAAAATATAGAAGGCACTGAAGATGTAGATAGTTTTCTAACTGAACAAAAGTGCATTGCATTGCTTCATCAGTCTGTGAGAGACGACATAATATCGTTGATTGAGTACACAAATGCGAAAGATCTATGGAAGAAACTAAGAGTGAAATGTGTGGGTAGTGCTGAGatagtaaaaaacaaaaagaagttgttaagaaaaaagtttgatttgtttggatgtTTGAAACACGAATCTGTTTCTATGATGATTGAAAGATTCGGGCATTTGAAGATGGAGCTAGCAAGACACGGAATCATATATACTCAAGAAGAATTAGTTGACAAACTGTTTGACTCGCTGCTAGATGAGAAAGACTGACAATACTTTGCTTTGATGCTGAAGAACACAATCAAGTCGGAGGATCTGACGGTTGATCTGTTAATTGAAAGAGTAGAGAGTCATGAGCTGGAGATCAAGAAAtcatacaaagtcaatcattctTCATATCAGGAGAATGTTGAGCTATATTACCGAGGAAGTATGATCCCGAAGAATGTGTCTCCTAAGACAGCTTTCTCAGCTGAAAATTCTAACACATCAAATCAAGAGAGTTCAAGCAGTGGTTTTCATAGTGGTTCATTGTCAACAACTCTAAGCCAGTCGGCTTCAAAGAATTTGTTCCAATGCAATATCGTTGTTGATCTTAAAAATGCTCAAAACTTTAGTGAAGAATCTGCCAAACAACAAATGGTGTTTTTAGCATCTGTTTTGGAATATTACGAGAGTCTTGTTGTAGGTAAAATTGAAAACACTAACCTCACCaaggaagactatgatcagatcgacccagaagaaatggagttgatagatatcaggtggtgtatggctagtgcggTCAGACGAGCACAAAggttcatggagattacaggCAGACATTCTATTGGCGGACCTTCCACAAAACTTGGTTTTGATAAATCATAGGTCACGTGCTTCAGATGTAAACAAAAGGGACATTTCAAACGTGAATGTCGAAACGCACCAGCTGATGATACTGCAAATCCATTTCGTGAAGATTACTACAAAAGAGCAAattatcatcagaacaaatctGAACCTcccagaatgaagcagcttgaagATGCCTccaaagaaaaatcaagagctcttGCTGTTATTCATGATGACGAAGGTTTCGACTGGAGTGAACTGCTACCAGAAGAGGATGTAGTGGGCTATGCGTTTGTGACAAAAATTGTTCCTTTCAAAGACAACAGAATAGAAGAAGAAAAATTCATCAACAGAAGGATGAAAGCCCAAAACAGGATGAGCAGAATCTATCATACATTCAAAGAAGCTAAGAAGGCGAAGAGATGGGATGCTGATAGAGAATGTTACCTTGATCCCAAAGGAAACATTGCAGTTGATCCAGATTCTATTAGTGTTGATGCTCTCATCCAGCaaattgctgaagaagaagaagaagaagaagcaaaTCAGAGATTGTGGTGGGGAGGAGGAGAAGCTGATGATAAAGAAAAAGAAATGGAGGAAGAGCCGCAGTTAAAGAAAGTTGATGACGGAATTATTGACACGTCACAGGAGTTTACTGCTGAAaatttgaagaagatggctgacaaagtacTTGCTGCAAAAGAGCTAGAGGTAGTTTctggttctggaactgagtctAAAAGCAAGGTCAGTCAGAATGATGCAATcaatgagtcaggtaagaaagctAAAACTGAGAgcgactgcaaaaattgcatgaaagactGCAAGGTTTGTAGTACACTTGCTTACCTCAGTGGTAAAATGACCGAAGAATTGACAAAAAGAGTCAGAGACGTTGAAGACCAGATCTTAAACCGTGATAAAATGTTAAAAGCTTCAAATGAACGATCAGaagaattaactgagaaaatcGAAAAAGATAAAAATGACGTAGAAAGAATTCAGAAAGAAAACGAAAAGctaattcatgaaaatcgtcaactctcagaaaattttgagaagctaaAACGAACGGTTAAAGTTTCTGATGAAAGAAATAGTAAAACAACCAAAGAAAATCTTCAACTATCAGGACTTCCAAGGgtgaaagaagagttaatcaatcaacaacaggatgagattgctaagttgaagcttcagtttcaagaagcaaaaattgaaaatgaacgtaTTCAGTTGAAACTGAACAGTTAACTCCGCAAGTTTTGTTCTTCAACATATAGTTCCTAAACCAATTGGGAAGAACAAAGCAGGTGAAGATGTATACTCGGATGGAACTGGGGTtgggtatcatcaggttccaccaccagttttaaaAAATTTCTCAAAGAAAAAATCAGGTTTCGTTAATGATGTAGAAGTAAATGAAGTTAAGCTTCCAGACACAATTGATGTCgcattcacttcatcttccgatgaagatagtgtccagtccgaaattgttaaaagcatggctgaaaatgttttgaaaactgaaagtgacactactgaggatgatgaatgctttttggacaaatacattccgaaatcaaaatccaaaaacaacttaagtgaagaacctaatcttgtgatgtacaagatagcgggatctgataagttgtattcggatcgtGATTTTCCTTTGGAGAATGTGAATATTGGCAAACTGAGAGATGTGTTTAAGTTGGTCGAGATTGATGTGTCTGAAATTGAAGGTGTGAAACATTCAGAGAGacaattgaactttgaaaaagataaatcttactataaAAAATCTGTTGTACCTCCGCGTTTTCATAACAACAACCAAAACAGAtggtcaggtggttatcagggtggtaagaattatcagaaaaagaatgttcaaaacagaaagttcgttgagaaaaaggtttttgtGAGAAGTTCAAGTTcaggttcactttctgatgaagaatcaaaaattttttcaaaatcaaatgaagaattttttgagaaaaaggcatcacagcctcaaactgAAGGtacaagtcgggtagttgatactcgaacatgttttaaatgtaatcaagttggacacattgcacgaaagtgcaccAACTCAAAGCCTAAatctgaagttgttgagattcagaaaaagaaagttgatgcaaAAGGTAAAGCTCCAATgcttgttgagaagaaagttttgaaaaatgaaaacaccaaaatcaaaactaaacctgcgaaaaatgtggtaactaaaaatgacaagttttacaaaagggttgcgtcatctcaacaaacatggaagccaaaagttgttgaaaagaaaacaagttctccaaaaccaaaggtttcagagtcggaaaaacaatcatcttctactacaccggtaaagatgaatgttcctttggattactatgagaaacttgaaaaacaaatGCTTAATTCTGAAAAGAaggatgttcaaaagaaagaccaaccatctggtaaACCT
This genomic interval carries:
- the LOC118485900 gene encoding uncharacterized protein LOC118485900; this translates as MDEFMNPFSDMFAFTGNTGDDTSNNTNENVSNPSAKKTLSDALSVESAYGTYNKPPKLMVIEEYNRWAKRFEEWLKAFAYPSWKSMKNGFNMGRSDYENIEGTEDVDSFLTEQKCIALLHQSVRDDIISLIEYTNAKDLWKKLRVKCVGSAEINTIKSEDLTVDLLIERVESHELEIKKSYKVNHSSYQENVELYYRGSMIPKNVSPKTAFSAENSNTSNQESSSSGFHSGSLSTTLSQSASKNLFQCNIVVDLKNAQNFSEESAKQQMVFLASVLEYYESLVVTCFRCKQKGHFKRECRNAPADDTANPFREDYYKRANYHQNKSEPPRMKQLEDASKEKSRALAVIHDDEGFDWSELLPEEDVVGYAFVTKIVPFKDNRIEEEKFINRRMKAQNRMSRIYHTFKEAKKAKRWDADRECYLDPKGNIAVDPDSISVDALIQQIAEEEEEEEANQRLWWGGGEADDKEKEMEEEPQLKKVDDGIIDTSQEFTAENLKKMADKVLAAKELEVVSGSGTESKSKVSQNDAINESGKKAKTESDCKNCMKDCKVCSTLAYLSGKMTEELTKRVRDVEDQILNRDKMLKASNERSEELTEKIEKDKNDVERIQKENEKLIHENRQLSENFEKLKRTVKVSDERNSKTTKENLQLSGLPRDVQKKDQPSGKPLKDEFFLYKEVEVGSEESLKMNDKNFPPLFTKTTHINVKLPESKEAWVASKSN